A single Cnuibacter physcomitrellae DNA region contains:
- a CDS encoding GntR family transcriptional regulator produces the protein MFFRVDHASPVSLADQIAVQVRAGIASGELSPGERLPTARDLAEGLRVNMHTVLRAYGRLRDEGTIEMRQGRGAWVRPEANAAMVRITELAAQLAAEGRKLGLSAQELTRLVELS, from the coding sequence ATGTTCTTTCGGGTGGATCACGCATCCCCGGTCTCGCTGGCCGACCAGATCGCGGTGCAGGTGCGGGCGGGGATCGCATCCGGCGAGCTCAGCCCGGGTGAACGGCTCCCGACCGCCCGCGACCTCGCAGAGGGTCTCCGGGTGAACATGCACACCGTCCTCCGCGCGTACGGGCGGCTGCGCGACGAGGGGACGATCGAGATGCGTCAGGGCCGAGGTGCATGGGTCCGCCCTGAGGCCAACGCCGCCATGGTGCGCATCACGGAGCTGGCCGCGCAGCTCGCGGCCGAGGGTCGCAAGCTCGGCCTCTCTGCACAGGAGCTGACTCGACTGGTGGAGCTGTCGTGA
- a CDS encoding SdpI family protein, translating into MIGVVVFPALLLLAAVLFQLAAGGVISKNRVVGIRIGSTLSSPEAWAAGHRAAAPWAWAGFAVGAVAGVGSSMSTGTTAAAWAAIVVAAFIATIVATLVTASRAARAQGRAAQGQSPTGP; encoded by the coding sequence ATGATCGGCGTCGTGGTGTTCCCCGCACTCCTGCTGCTCGCCGCCGTGCTCTTCCAGCTCGCGGCCGGCGGCGTGATCAGCAAGAACCGAGTCGTCGGCATCCGGATCGGGTCGACGCTGAGCTCCCCGGAGGCCTGGGCGGCCGGCCACCGGGCTGCTGCGCCATGGGCGTGGGCGGGCTTCGCGGTCGGCGCCGTCGCCGGGGTGGGGTCCTCGATGTCGACGGGCACCACGGCCGCCGCATGGGCGGCCATCGTGGTCGCCGCGTTCATTGCGACGATCGTCGCGACCCTGGTCACCGCGAGCCGGGCGGCGCGAGCGCAGGGTCGCGCGGCGCAAGGGCAGAGCCCGACGGGGCCCTAG